A part of Oncorhynchus clarkii lewisi isolate Uvic-CL-2024 chromosome 17, UVic_Ocla_1.0, whole genome shotgun sequence genomic DNA contains:
- the LOC139369562 gene encoding UPF0390 protein zgc136864-like, translated as MAQGKQKFKAQPGGTKKPQKNKGPRKGGRTIAPKKVKVVQQQQLKKGLEVAIRNKIEEEVTHRASTKLHKRLSIVKGAEVKPTPSKGNNHPNHPAPSTSK; from the exons ATGGCGCAAGGTAAACAGAAGTTCAAAGCGCAGCCCGGTGGAACCAAGAAACCTCAAAAAAACAAAGGTCCCAGAAAAGGAG GGAGGACGATCGCACCGAAGAAGGTTAAAGTGGTACAGCAACAGCAGTTGAAGAAG ggcCTGGAGGTGGCGATCAGGAACAAGATAGAGGAAGAGGTGACTCACCGAGCCAGTACGAAACTCCACAAGAGACTGAGTATTGTGAAGGGGGCGGAGGTGAAACCAACCCCCTCTAAAGGAAACAACCATCCCAACCACCCTGCACCCAGCACCTCCAAATAA